The Paraphotobacterium marinum genome contains a region encoding:
- a CDS encoding ABC transporter permease subunit (The N-terminal region of this protein, as described by TIGR01726, is a three transmembrane segment that identifies a subfamily of ABC transporter permease subunits, which specificities that include histidine, arginine, glutamine, glutamate, L-cystine (sic), the opines (in Agrobacterium) octopine and nopaline, etc.), translating into MILFDYAPIILNATWITIQIALSSLLIGLILSLIFTGLEFSPYKIIKWPTFLFVTMIRGLPEMLIILFIFFGLTELIYLLTGVYIELSPFWSGTIALSLIFASYASQSIRGALKAVSIGQKNAALSLGFKKTSIFFYFILPQAIRHAIPGLTNQWLVLLKDTALVSLIGVTELLKQSQLIATATQQSFNWYAIVAVIYLFISFISKCLINKIEKKYSLQGS; encoded by the coding sequence TATTAAATGCAACCTGGATTACTATCCAGATTGCATTATCTAGTCTTTTGATTGGACTAATTCTATCGTTGATTTTTACGGGACTTGAGTTCAGTCCCTATAAAATCATTAAATGGCCAACTTTCCTTTTTGTCACAATGATAAGAGGTCTCCCAGAAATGTTAATTATTTTATTTATTTTTTTTGGGTTAACTGAACTTATCTATTTATTAACTGGAGTATATATTGAATTAAGTCCTTTTTGGTCTGGGACAATTGCTTTATCTTTAATCTTCGCATCTTATGCATCTCAATCTATCAGAGGTGCATTAAAAGCAGTTTCAATAGGCCAAAAAAATGCAGCTTTATCATTGGGGTTTAAAAAAACCTCAATCTTCTTTTATTTTATTTTACCACAAGCCATTCGACATGCTATTCCAGGTCTAACAAATCAATGGCTTGTGCTATTAAAAGACACTGCACTTGTATCATTAATTGGTGTAACTGAATTATTAAAACAATCTCAACTTATTGCTACGGCTACGCAACAAAGCTTCAATTGGTATGCAATTGTTGCTGTTATCTATTTATTTATTAGCTTTATATCTAAATGTTTAATAAATAAAATAGAAAAAAAATATAGTCTTCAAGGATCTTAG
- the artM gene encoding arginine ABC transporter permease ArtM: protein MTYQLFFQMLSGLITSIELTFISIFVGFVLAIIITIVIIKKTPILESLLNGFIIVFTGTPLLVQIFLIYYGPAQFDWIKSSFIWPWLSQPWYCAILALSLNTSAYTSQLFKGAFNAISKGQWDSCSALGMTKYQSIKLLLPFAIKRSIPAYSNEVILVFKGTSLVSTITIMDLMGYTQRINAQTYDTLVVFGIAGALYLTVNGIFSMIFRYIEHKVLVFENHSKK from the coding sequence ATGACCTATCAACTTTTTTTTCAGATGCTTTCAGGACTAATCACTAGTATTGAATTAACTTTCATTTCTATCTTTGTGGGGTTTGTTTTAGCAATAATCATTACAATTGTTATTATAAAAAAAACACCCATACTTGAAAGTTTACTTAATGGCTTTATTATTGTATTTACGGGTACACCTCTTCTGGTACAAATTTTCTTGATTTATTATGGACCAGCTCAATTTGATTGGATCAAGTCAAGTTTTATTTGGCCATGGCTAAGTCAGCCGTGGTATTGTGCCATACTAGCACTTTCATTAAATACTAGCGCATATACTTCGCAACTATTTAAAGGCGCCTTTAATGCTATTTCAAAAGGTCAATGGGACTCTTGTAGTGCCTTGGGTATGACAAAGTATCAATCAATAAAATTGTTATTACCTTTTGCAATAAAACGTTCAATACCAGCCTATTCAAATGAGGTAATACTTGTATTTAAAGGCACTTCTTTAGTTAGTACTATTACGATAATGGATTTAATGGGTTACACTCAAAGAATAAATGCTCAGACTTATGATACCCTTGTTGTTTTTGGCATTGCTGGGGCTCTCTACTTAACCGTTAATGGAATATTTTCCATGATCTTTAGATACATTGAACACAAAGTTCTGGTTTTTGAAAATCATTCAAAAAAATAA
- a CDS encoding FliI/YscN family ATPase, whose amino-acid sequence MIDILKYQQAIDEVRKIPVAKIIGKVIKVQGLIYHAKGCKFKLNEVYFVENSENIRIQAQVVGFDHDTAFLMPLDLLDGIYSGAKIYRSKINLENRLCTNWCGKVINGYGEVISEAAHKNIYVDFKPQKINPLLKKTVSNILDVGIKSINGLLTIGTGQRIALIAESGVGKSTLIGMLAKQSNVDIVIIALIGEREREVKDFVESTLGKDGLQRSIVIAAPASESPLLRMKAAELAHNIAVYYRDLGMNVLLLMDSLTRYAQSKREVALSLGEMPVSQGYPASVFASISYLLEKSGNGSESSGSLTAIYSLLRETGDVSDPVVDASISILDGHIFLDKELAMNGQYPAINIIESISRCMPSIVKDEHMEMSNLFKRLMAKYYKNRDLITLGAYKAGEDEELDKILKFQSYFDAFFNQKSCDFFSYEQTFQLMVELLAKFHFKRKNSMTDTL is encoded by the coding sequence TTGATAGATATTCTTAAATACCAACAAGCAATTGATGAAGTTCGAAAAATCCCTGTAGCTAAAATTATTGGAAAAGTAATTAAGGTCCAAGGATTAATCTATCATGCGAAAGGTTGTAAGTTTAAATTAAACGAAGTTTATTTTGTTGAAAATTCAGAAAATATCAGAATACAAGCTCAAGTTGTCGGGTTTGATCATGACACAGCTTTTTTAATGCCTCTTGATTTGTTAGATGGTATTTATTCAGGTGCTAAAATTTATCGCTCAAAAATTAATTTAGAAAATCGTCTATGTACCAATTGGTGTGGAAAAGTAATTAATGGTTATGGTGAAGTGATTTCAGAAGCTGCTCATAAAAATATTTATGTTGACTTTAAGCCTCAAAAGATTAATCCATTATTGAAAAAAACTGTATCAAATATTCTGGATGTAGGTATCAAAAGTATTAATGGGTTATTAACAATTGGTACTGGACAAAGAATTGCTCTAATTGCCGAAAGTGGGGTCGGTAAAAGCACGCTAATTGGCATGTTAGCAAAACAAAGTAATGTCGACATAGTGATAATTGCTCTAATAGGAGAGCGAGAAAGGGAGGTGAAGGATTTTGTTGAATCCACACTAGGAAAGGATGGATTGCAAAGATCCATTGTTATTGCTGCTCCAGCAAGTGAATCGCCATTATTACGAATGAAAGCAGCTGAACTCGCTCATAATATAGCTGTTTACTACAGAGATTTAGGGATGAATGTTTTACTTTTAATGGATTCTTTAACTCGATATGCTCAATCTAAAAGAGAAGTTGCCTTGAGTCTTGGAGAAATGCCTGTTTCTCAGGGTTACCCAGCATCAGTCTTTGCATCCATTTCTTATTTATTAGAAAAATCTGGTAATGGTAGTGAAAGCTCGGGTTCCCTGACGGCCATATATTCGTTGTTAAGAGAGACAGGAGATGTATCCGATCCAGTTGTTGATGCGTCTATCAGTATTTTAGATGGACATATTTTTTTAGATAAAGAATTAGCAATGAATGGACAATATCCCGCAATAAATATTATTGAGTCAATAAGCAGATGTATGCCATCTATTGTAAAAGATGAACATATGGAAATGAGTAATTTATTTAAAAGGCTCATGGCTAAATATTATAAAAATAGAGATTTAATTACTTTAGGTGCATATAAAGCAGGAGAGGATGAGGAGTTAGATAAAATATTAAAATTTCAAAGTTATTTTGATGCTTTTTTTAATCAAAAATCATGTGATTTTTTTTCTTATGAGCAAACTTTTCAGCTAATGGTGGAACTATTAGCTAAGTTTCATTTTAAACGAAAGAACTCTATGACGGATACATTATGA
- a CDS encoding FliH/SctL family protein, with the protein MIRATHKKNKRQQQELCDLVLSIAQKVIQAELTLQPQQILKLVEETIDTMPDDHLPIQILLNPNVLKRISQIQPNIPEKWKLLPDESLDECSCKLVSESNEANINYKERLKSCIDSINENIKSS; encoded by the coding sequence ATTATCAGAGCTACACATAAAAAAAATAAAAGGCAGCAACAAGAGCTTTGTGATTTAGTATTAAGTATTGCACAAAAAGTCATTCAAGCTGAGCTGACACTTCAGCCACAACAAATATTAAAATTAGTTGAAGAAACGATTGATACAATGCCTGATGATCATTTGCCCATTCAAATTTTATTAAATCCTAATGTACTTAAGCGCATTTCGCAAATACAGCCTAATATTCCAGAGAAATGGAAGTTATTGCCAGATGAATCTTTAGATGAATGTTCATGTAAATTGGTCAGTGAAAGTAACGAAGCCAACATTAATTATAAGGAACGTCTAAAAAGCTGTATTGATTCCATAAACGAAAATATAAAATCTAGTTAA
- a CDS encoding FliH/SctL family protein gives MSEISKNVKSYLFPKSQTSHNNDGFEEVSEQFIHDSELITLKEEAHKEGFSKGYESGNLKGFEQGTIQGNKEGYQKGYANGEQEAHANLNDIIQVVTEIKEKLSELHIKKIKGSNKSFVI, from the coding sequence ATGAGTGAAATTTCAAAGAATGTTAAATCTTATCTTTTTCCCAAAAGTCAAACTTCACATAATAATGATGGTTTTGAAGAAGTATCAGAACAATTCATTCATGATTCTGAACTCATAACTCTTAAAGAAGAGGCGCATAAAGAAGGTTTCAGCAAGGGATATGAGAGCGGTAATTTAAAAGGTTTTGAGCAGGGTACAATTCAAGGAAATAAAGAAGGTTATCAAAAAGGTTATGCGAACGGAGAACAAGAAGCTCATGCAAATCTGAATGATATCATTCAAGTTGTTACTGAAATTAAAGAAAAATTATCAGAGCTACACATAAAAAAAATAAAAGGCAGCAACAAGAGCTTTGTGATTTAG
- a CDS encoding FliG C-terminal domain-containing protein, whose product MTKQSNFSNVEKTALVLLGMGNEAASEVLKKFSQDEIKSITHKMSRLQGIKMEDAKVVIESFFNDFSEHSGISGASKDYLTQTLNNAFGKNAAKGLLADIYGDEIKEQMEPLKWVDPKSIAHFILNEHPQIQAIFLAHMPSERSSLILKYMPNELQDEVIIRIAKLKDIEHEVITDLIELVERAVVNFSKTTSKNIKGVKYAADILNHFDGDRNKIMETLKSHDERIVHEIEENMFAFVILERQSDKVLNRLIQEIDLSLWSVAFKGCDSSLVSRIKEVMPERTVETLEDEMERKGAVPLSKVNKAREDIMNKVRELSDNGEIDLSLYQEETVE is encoded by the coding sequence ATGACTAAACAAAGCAATTTTAGTAATGTAGAAAAAACAGCTTTAGTATTGTTGGGAATGGGAAATGAAGCTGCTTCTGAAGTTTTAAAAAAATTTAGCCAAGATGAAATAAAGAGCATCACCCATAAAATGTCCCGTCTTCAAGGCATTAAAATGGAAGATGCAAAAGTGGTTATTGAAAGTTTTTTTAATGATTTTAGTGAACATAGTGGAATATCAGGAGCTTCAAAGGATTATTTGACTCAAACTTTAAACAATGCATTTGGAAAAAATGCTGCAAAAGGTCTTCTTGCTGATATTTACGGAGATGAGATTAAGGAACAAATGGAACCATTAAAGTGGGTCGATCCTAAATCAATTGCCCACTTCATTTTAAATGAGCATCCTCAAATCCAAGCGATTTTTCTTGCGCATATGCCATCAGAAAGATCTTCATTAATATTAAAGTACATGCCAAATGAATTGCAAGATGAAGTTATTATTAGGATAGCTAAGCTAAAAGATATTGAACATGAAGTGATTACAGATTTAATAGAGTTGGTTGAAAGAGCAGTTGTTAACTTTTCCAAAACAACCTCAAAAAATATTAAAGGCGTTAAATATGCTGCTGATATTTTGAATCATTTTGATGGTGATAGAAATAAAATAATGGAGACACTTAAATCTCATGATGAAAGAATTGTTCATGAAATAGAAGAAAATATGTTCGCATTTGTAATTTTAGAACGTCAAAGTGATAAAGTTCTAAATCGTTTAATTCAAGAAATAGACTTAAGTCTATGGTCTGTTGCCTTCAAAGGATGTGATAGTAGTTTGGTTTCTAGAATTAAAGAAGTGATGCCTGAGAGGACGGTTGAAACTTTAGAAGATGAAATGGAAAGAAAAGGTGCTGTGCCTCTTAGTAAGGTTAATAAAGCACGCGAAGATATAATGAATAAAGTACGTGAACTTTCCGACAATGGAGAAATTGATTTATCCTTATATCAAGAGGAAACGGTAGAATGA
- the fliF gene encoding flagellar basal-body MS-ring/collar protein FliF → MSENIVRDANHLPKGKAELNVSRRFQSMKVKLKEIWNSQQRNLFISAIIAAIVAAIIVMSLWSASDTFRPLYGSSERYENSEIINILDGEGIKYRLDNNTGQVLVNENDISQIRMLLAAKGIKAQLPSGLETLDNSSSLGTSQFIENAKYRHGLEGELAKTIMSLSMVTNARVHLAIPKETLFVRQSTETPTASVMVQLKAGQELKPEQVESIINLVSGSVNRLSPNNVSVVDQYGRLLSSDITSESFSKLSSKYINYQKQVEKEVIKRASDMLTPILGMSNFRVQTTADIDFNKTEETREQIDPDPVVQSEQSVNDNSIDKIAIGIPGSLSNQPPVTPNTEQENNDNKNTSERSELNRQYALGKKVTFTQYQQGQINYLNVAVLLNSNSAPNGEAWTQPQLTEIKNMVAEAVGISNARGDNISIQTFPFTAMSIPQEPIIPWWQDASLHKPMRYLIGGILGLAMIFFVLKPLIKHFTRLDNSARELDVAEEYDSNLQTKEEIERQKELDRRLKEQGINRDNTTKFLPPVGSPLEVQLQHLALISKEEPEKVAEVLKQWVKRND, encoded by the coding sequence ATGAGCGAAAATATTGTTAGAGATGCAAATCACCTACCAAAGGGTAAAGCTGAATTGAATGTTTCTAGAAGATTTCAATCAATGAAAGTTAAGTTGAAAGAAATTTGGAACAGCCAACAAAGAAATTTATTCATTTCCGCAATTATTGCAGCAATAGTGGCTGCTATTATTGTCATGTCGCTTTGGAGTGCAAGTGATACATTTAGACCTTTATATGGAAGCAGCGAGCGTTATGAAAATAGTGAAATCATCAATATTCTTGATGGAGAAGGTATAAAATATCGTTTAGATAATAATACTGGACAAGTTTTAGTGAATGAAAATGATATTTCACAAATTAGGATGCTTTTAGCAGCAAAAGGGATTAAAGCCCAACTTCCTTCTGGATTAGAAACTTTAGATAATAGCTCTTCATTGGGCACAAGTCAGTTCATAGAAAATGCAAAATATCGACATGGACTCGAAGGAGAATTAGCTAAAACAATAATGTCTTTATCCATGGTTACAAATGCTAGAGTTCATTTAGCTATACCCAAGGAAACATTATTTGTCAGACAAAGTACCGAAACACCTACCGCATCAGTCATGGTGCAATTAAAAGCTGGACAAGAATTAAAGCCTGAGCAAGTTGAATCTATTATTAACTTAGTATCTGGAAGTGTAAACCGTTTGAGTCCGAATAATGTTTCAGTAGTTGATCAATATGGAAGACTTTTAAGCTCTGATATCACAAGTGAATCATTCTCCAAGTTAAGCTCTAAATATATTAACTACCAAAAACAAGTAGAAAAAGAAGTTATTAAAAGAGCTTCTGATATGTTAACTCCCATTTTAGGAATGAGTAACTTTAGGGTCCAAACTACAGCCGATATTGATTTTAATAAAACAGAAGAAACCCGTGAACAAATAGATCCTGATCCAGTCGTACAATCCGAACAAAGTGTGAATGATAACTCTATTGATAAAATAGCAATTGGAATACCAGGATCGCTCAGTAATCAGCCTCCTGTTACTCCCAATACTGAACAGGAAAACAACGATAATAAAAACACATCAGAGAGGAGTGAGTTAAATCGTCAGTACGCACTGGGTAAAAAAGTTACTTTTACTCAATACCAACAAGGACAAATTAATTACTTAAACGTTGCTGTGCTTTTGAATTCAAATAGCGCACCAAACGGAGAAGCATGGACCCAACCCCAATTAACAGAAATTAAAAATATGGTTGCTGAGGCAGTTGGAATATCTAATGCTAGAGGTGACAATATAAGTATCCAAACTTTTCCTTTTACCGCTATGAGCATACCACAAGAACCTATCATACCCTGGTGGCAGGATGCATCATTACATAAACCTATGCGATATTTAATTGGAGGTATTTTAGGACTTGCAATGATTTTCTTTGTCTTAAAACCATTGATTAAGCATTTCACGCGTCTTGATAATTCTGCGAGAGAGTTGGACGTTGCAGAGGAATACGATTCTAATTTGCAAACTAAAGAAGAAATTGAACGTCAAAAAGAATTAGATAGAAGATTAAAAGAACAAGGTATTAATAGAGATAATACAACAAAGTTTTTACCACCGGTTGGTTCCCCATTGGAAGTTCAGCTCCAACATTTGGCTTTAATTTCTAAGGAAGAACCTGAAAAAGTAGCAGAAGTTTTAAAGCAATGGGTAAAGAGAAATGACTAA
- the fliE gene encoding flagellar hook-basal body complex protein FliE, producing the protein MEKINPAFLNHLSQMNQIKSQISENNLALIGSTQNNQIQFKDIMSQVLNNVNDHQKFASSKVTAIETGKSDDLVGAMIATQKASLSFSGLMEVRNKLVTAFEEIYKMPV; encoded by the coding sequence ATGGAAAAAATTAATCCTGCTTTTTTGAATCATTTATCTCAAATGAACCAAATAAAGAGTCAAATCTCAGAGAATAATTTGGCTTTAATAGGATCTACCCAAAACAACCAAATTCAATTTAAAGATATTATGTCTCAGGTATTAAATAATGTGAATGACCATCAAAAATTCGCATCATCTAAAGTCACTGCCATTGAAACTGGAAAAAGTGATGATTTAGTTGGCGCTATGATTGCAACACAGAAGGCAAGTTTATCTTTTTCGGGGTTAATGGAAGTCCGAAATAAACTTGTGACTGCTTTTGAAGAAATTTATAAAATGCCGGTTTGA
- a CDS encoding sigma-54 dependent transcriptional regulator has protein sequence MDIGVYISELSKSSQNIIKIISENGVDIYPINELGLLKYPPQKSIVFIDLTINANEHLKWMSLNKVKENSYNVIVITPRNSELVAQAMHQGAIDYLHPPFSIQQIKNILNRTFEHLSPGKMMIASSWKSKQVLQLAQRAANTDATILLTGESGTGKEVLAKYIHQYSSRRDEPFISVNCAAIPETMLEAILFGHLKGAFTGAIQNQKGKFEEAQNGTLLLDEIAEMSLTLQAKLLRVLQEKEVDKIGSGKPIKLNVRVIASTNKDLRQAVKDNKFREDLYYRLDVLPIQWLPLRERKEDIIPLAYYFIEKYVEENEVCELSRESESLLTEYHWPGNIRELENTIQRAIILRHSAEIYPEDLNLPIASISMNSNPVETDCIQSQVVNSKKLVEFRYILDELKKSKGNRTITAKSLGISTRALRYKLADMKSKGIDINFKNQVLS, from the coding sequence ATGGATATAGGTGTTTATATTTCTGAATTATCTAAATCTAGTCAGAATATAATAAAAATTATCTCTGAAAATGGAGTAGATATTTATCCAATAAATGAATTAGGTTTATTAAAATATCCTCCTCAAAAGTCAATTGTCTTTATTGATTTGACCATTAATGCAAATGAACATCTCAAATGGATGTCACTGAATAAAGTAAAAGAAAATTCATATAATGTTATAGTTATTACACCAAGAAATTCGGAGCTTGTTGCTCAAGCGATGCATCAAGGTGCAATTGACTATTTACATCCTCCTTTTTCAATACAGCAAATAAAAAACATCTTAAATAGGACTTTCGAGCATTTATCGCCAGGGAAAATGATGATCGCTTCATCATGGAAAAGCAAACAGGTATTACAGCTAGCTCAGAGAGCAGCAAATACTGATGCTACTATATTGCTAACAGGTGAATCTGGAACCGGTAAGGAAGTGCTTGCAAAATATATCCATCAATACTCATCAAGAAGAGATGAACCTTTTATTTCAGTTAATTGTGCTGCGATTCCTGAAACAATGTTAGAGGCTATTTTGTTTGGACATCTTAAAGGTGCTTTTACTGGAGCTATTCAAAACCAAAAAGGTAAATTTGAAGAAGCACAAAATGGTACATTATTACTAGATGAAATAGCTGAAATGAGTTTAACGTTGCAAGCTAAGTTATTAAGAGTACTTCAAGAAAAAGAGGTAGATAAAATTGGCTCAGGCAAGCCTATTAAATTAAATGTAAGAGTCATTGCATCCACGAACAAAGATCTGAGGCAGGCCGTTAAAGACAATAAATTTAGGGAGGATTTATATTACAGACTAGATGTTCTTCCCATTCAGTGGCTCCCATTAAGAGAGAGAAAAGAAGACATTATTCCATTGGCATATTATTTTATAGAAAAGTATGTTGAAGAAAATGAAGTTTGTGAATTATCAAGAGAATCAGAATCTTTACTCACTGAGTATCATTGGCCTGGGAATATTCGTGAATTAGAAAACACCATCCAAAGAGCAATTATTTTAAGACATAGTGCAGAAATTTATCCAGAAGATTTAAATCTTCCCATTGCCTCTATTTCCATGAATTCGAATCCAGTGGAAACCGATTGCATACAATCACAAGTTGTCAATTCAAAAAAATTAGTAGAGTTTAGATATATCCTAGATGAGCTGAAAAAATCAAAAGGTAATAGAACAATTACTGCAAAGTCACTTGGGATATCCACAAGAGCTTTAAGGTATAAACTTGCAGATATGAAATCCAAAGGTATAGATATTAACTTTAAGAATCAAGTTCTTTCTTAG
- a CDS encoding MotY family protein, protein MFNFRRNLFLLVFFMIPKLAQGVTYQTPLDLVKWEFKGSKFYCELYTNVERFGQISFNLEPNKPLALEMKTYNPLKNASYIILYLMRPSWNESLTLEEIKRETLRKSRIIYESRNEITRLIDQMGKGNWMSLIFFDTKAKELFRVNISNIHLINSLNQFNNCRRNLPKLGYKDVRDLVLNYSSGQKKLSSNQKNTLNNLIDYLEADNQIEKILIDSHTDNIGNAIANLQLSKERADDVATYLIDYGVSKDLLEIRAHGDRYPIAKNNTKKGLSINRRVTIRVLKDWSKSDEKLR, encoded by the coding sequence ATGTTCAATTTTAGAAGGAATCTTTTTTTATTAGTTTTTTTTATGATTCCAAAATTAGCGCAGGGCGTGACTTATCAAACACCACTCGACTTGGTTAAGTGGGAATTTAAAGGCTCAAAGTTTTACTGTGAGCTTTATACAAATGTCGAACGATTTGGACAAATCAGCTTTAACTTGGAACCCAACAAACCACTCGCACTTGAAATGAAAACCTATAATCCTTTAAAAAATGCATCCTATATCATACTTTATTTAATGCGGCCATCATGGAATGAAAGTTTAACGCTTGAAGAAATTAAACGTGAGACTCTTCGAAAAAGTAGAATTATATATGAATCGCGAAATGAAATAACAAGGCTAATAGATCAAATGGGCAAAGGAAATTGGATGAGTTTGATTTTTTTTGATACCAAAGCGAAGGAGCTTTTCAGAGTAAATATATCAAATATTCATTTAATTAACTCGTTAAATCAGTTTAATAACTGTCGCAGAAATCTACCTAAACTGGGATATAAAGATGTTCGCGATTTAGTATTAAACTATTCTTCTGGCCAAAAAAAACTCAGCAGTAATCAAAAAAACACCTTAAATAATTTAATTGATTATCTTGAAGCGGATAATCAAATTGAAAAAATATTAATTGATAGTCATACAGACAATATTGGTAATGCTATAGCAAACTTGCAATTGTCTAAAGAGCGTGCTGATGATGTTGCAACCTATTTAATTGATTATGGGGTTAGTAAGGACTTATTAGAAATTAGAGCTCATGGAGATCGTTATCCAATCGCTAAAAATAATACTAAAAAAGGTCTATCTATTAACAGAAGAGTAACCATTCGTGTTTTGAAAGATTGGTCAAAATCAGATGAGAAGTTGAGGTAA
- a CDS encoding FliM/FliN family flagellar motor switch protein has protein sequence MGKIILDDKEKKLPKLQNEYLGHSIHIIKNKLITIFNTERPSIKKDIKQSLNQTINVSVDEITIEHQSDILNFLTHSPSYLKHQLQGFASGYMSKKVLLFFSDHFYQSDVFRISNAPITNSDLRFQEKITKVLLSYIAPKDMWEVSKPKADTGLGLKITFNIECEQLQDQMVVFLDSKIISVLEKETDILMPREKIIQCLHKNLETIPIKVSATLTQKSMKLSDVLKLKENDIIETDLFSSIPIHVGSSQLFEGKIVEKDKQLIIVIQQERS, from the coding sequence ATGGGCAAAATAATCTTGGATGATAAAGAAAAAAAACTACCTAAACTTCAAAATGAATATCTCGGACATTCAATACATATTATAAAAAACAAATTAATAACCATATTTAATACAGAAAGACCGAGTATCAAAAAAGATATAAAACAAAGTTTAAATCAAACCATTAACGTATCCGTGGATGAAATCACAATTGAACATCAGTCCGATATACTCAATTTTTTAACCCACTCACCATCTTACCTTAAACATCAGCTTCAAGGTTTTGCTTCAGGTTACATGTCTAAAAAAGTACTCTTGTTTTTTTCAGATCATTTTTATCAGTCCGATGTTTTTCGTATTAGCAATGCACCTATCACAAACAGTGATTTGAGATTCCAAGAGAAAATTACTAAAGTTTTACTTTCATACATAGCTCCCAAAGATATGTGGGAGGTATCTAAGCCCAAAGCTGACACTGGTTTAGGACTCAAAATAACCTTTAATATTGAATGTGAACAATTACAGGATCAAATGGTTGTATTTTTAGATTCTAAAATAATAAGTGTTTTAGAGAAAGAAACAGATATTTTAATGCCACGTGAAAAAATCATACAATGCCTTCATAAAAATTTAGAAACCATACCTATTAAGGTCTCTGCGACCTTAACACAAAAATCTATGAAGCTTAGTGATGTTTTAAAATTAAAAGAAAATGACATCATCGAAACTGACTTATTTAGTTCAATTCCCATACATGTAGGTTCTTCGCAACTATTTGAAGGAAAAATCGTAGAAAAAGATAAACAATTAATTATCGTAATACAACAAGAAAGGAGCTGA
- the fliN gene encoding flagellar motor switch protein FliN: MNPNDEEKLNLDDDALNFDDAELNFDDLQIEQNSESPNLNISKKNINFFKNIPVTVTLEVSSATIPLGDLMNAAEGSVIELDKINGEPLDVKVNGTLLGHAEVVIINDKYGLRITQINDNSLDDLES, from the coding sequence ATGAACCCTAATGATGAAGAAAAATTAAACCTTGATGATGATGCCTTAAATTTTGACGATGCAGAATTAAATTTTGATGATTTACAAATCGAACAAAACTCTGAATCTCCTAACTTAAATATCTCCAAAAAAAATATCAATTTTTTTAAAAACATTCCCGTTACGGTTACTTTAGAAGTATCCAGTGCAACAATCCCTCTTGGAGATTTGATGAATGCTGCAGAAGGTAGTGTGATTGAGTTAGATAAAATTAATGGGGAACCGTTAGATGTAAAGGTTAATGGCACTTTATTAGGGCATGCCGAAGTCGTCATTATTAATGATAAGTATGGACTTCGTATAACACAAATCAACGACAATTCTTTAGATGACTTGGAAAGTTAA